In Orenia metallireducens, the DNA window TACATTCTACACAAGAGGATGTAGATCCAGTTGGAGCTTGTGTAGGTCCTAATGGAGCAAGAGTTAGAGCTATTGTAGATGAGCTAAGTGGAGAGAAGGTAGATATTGTACAATGGAATGAAGAGCCTAAGAAATTTATAGCTAATGCATTAAGTCCAGCAGAAGTTTTAAATGTAGAAGTAAATGAAGAAGCAAATGTGGCTAAGGTTGTTGTACCAGATTATCAGTTGTCATTAGCAATTGGAAAAGAGGGGCAGAATGCTAGGTTAGCTGCTAAGTTAACTGGTTGGAAGATAGATATTAAAAGTGAATCACAACTTTCATAATAGATAGTGTGTCTAAAGAAAATTAAGATAAGAAAACAGAAAATTTCATAGCTGCTACTTAGTTATTAGTTGGTAGTTATATGGATTTTACTGTCCTAAGAATTTAATAGTGGAGGTGTCCGGATAATGGGTATTAGAATTTATAAGTTAGCTGAGCAATTGGAATTATCAAATAAGGAATTAATTAAGATGTTACAGGATTTAGGCGTTGATGTGACAAGTCATATGAGTACGATAAATGAAGAGACTGCAGAATTAATAATGGATATGGTTTTAGGTGAAGGTGAAGGGGCAGAAGAGGTTGATGATAGTAAGGTAATTAAAGTAGAAGGGGCTATGACTGTAAAAGAGTTATCAGAAGAGATAGATGTTGATCCAAGTACTTTAATGGCTAAATTAATCGGTTTAGGAATTATGGCTACTATTAATCAAGAATTGACTTCAGATCAACTTGAAGTAGTAGCAGCAGAATATGGCTATGCCATTGAAGAGGAAGAAGAGGAAGAAGAGGAAGATATTTTTGGATTAGTAAATGATATAGAAGATAAGAAAGAGGATTTAAAGTTAAGACCTCCTGTTATAACTGTAATGGGGCATGTTGACCATGGTAAGACAACTTTATTAGATGCTATTCGAGAAACTGAGGTAACTGCAAGTGAAGCTGGTGGGATTACTCAGCATATTGGTGCTTATCAGGTAAAAGTAAATGGACAGAAAATTACATTTTTGGATACACCAGGTCATGAGGCCTTTACTTCTATGAGAGCTCGTGGAGCACAAGCAACGGATATAGCTATTTTAGTAGTTGCTGCAGATGATGGTATTATGCCACAAACTATTGAAGCTATTAACCATGCTAAGTCAGCTGGAGTTCCAATTATAGTAGCTATTAATAAGATGGATCGCCCAAATGCACAACCAGATAGAGTTAAGCAAGAGTTAATGAATCATGGATTGATTCCTGAGGATTGGGGTGGAGATACAGTCTGTGTTCCGATCTCTGCACTTAAAAAGGAAAATCTAGATGAGTTATTAGAGATGATTTTATTAACAGCGGAAATGGAAGAATTAAAGGCTAATCCAAATAGACCAGCTAATGGTATTATTGTTGAAGCAGAGTTAGATAGAGGTCGTGGACCAGTAGCCACTATTTTAGTTAGGAATGGTACTTTAAAAGTTGGAGATGCTATTGTAGCAGGGCTAGCGTCAGGTAGAGTTAGAGCAATGATTAATGACCAAGGTGAGAGAGTTGAAGAAGCAGGACCTGCTACACCAGTAGAGGTATTAGGATTATCTGATGTCCCTAATGCGGGGGACTTACTAGAAGTAGTAGAAGATGATCAAAGTGCAAGAGATATTGCTCAAAAGAGACAAAATAAGAGAAGAGAAGATGAATTAAGTAGAAATACAACTGTTAATTTAGAGGACCTATTTAGCCAAATCCAACAAGGTGAAGTTAAAGAGTTAAATATTGTTGTTAAGGCTGATGTACAGGGTTCTGTAGAGGCAGTTAAACAATCATTACAGAAACTAAGTACCGATGAAGTTGAAGTGAAGATGCTTCATGGTGGTGTTGGGGGTATTACAGAAACTGACGTTATGTTGGCTGCTGCTTCTAATGCTATTATTATCGGATTTAATGTTCGTCCTGGTGCAAATGCACGTAAAGTTGCTGAGAAAGAAAAGGTAGATATTAGAACTTATAGGGTCATCTATAAAGCAATTGATGATGTTAAGAGTGCGATGGAAGGATTATTAGATCCAGATTATAAAGAGGTAGTACTAGGTCAAGTAGAGGTAAGACAGACCTTTAAAGTACCTAAAATCGGAACCATTGCTGGTGCTTATGTAACTAATGGCACTGTTAATAGAAATGCAAAAGTAAGGTTACTTAGGGATGGAACTATTATCCATGAAGGTGAGATTGGTTCATTAAAGAGATTCCAAGATGATGTTAAGGAAGTAGCAGAAGGATATGAATGTGGAATTGGTATTGAAGGTTATAATGATCTTAAAGAAGGAGATATCATGGAGATTTATGACTTTGAGGAAGTAAAGAGAACATTATAAGTTAGTGGCAAAAGACGAGTAACTAGTAACAAGTAAAATGAGTTATTAGTAACTTGTCCCAGTCGCTAGTTATTATTTGATAGGAGTTGATAGATATGTCTGGTCATCGTCCAGAGCGTCTTGCAGAATTGATAAAAAAAGAAGTAAGTGATTTGTTACAAAAGGATATTAAAGATCCACGGATAGGATTTGTTACTGTAACTGATGTTGAAGTATCTGGAGATTTAAGACATGCTAAAATCTTTGTTAGTATTTTAAATGGAGATAAAGAGGAGACTATGGCAGGTTTAGAAGCTACTACAGGTTTTGTTCGTAAAGAATTAGGTAAGAGAATTAGATTGCGCCATGTTCCTGAAGTTATCTTTAGATATGATAATGCAATCGAAACAGGAACTAGAGTCTTTAAGATCTTAGAAGAGATAAATCAGGATAAAAAAGATGGGATCGATGAGCTTGAAGAAGATTAATGAAATCATTAATTTGATTAGAAAGAATAATAAATTTCTAATTACAAGTCATGTCAGTCCAGATGGTGATAATTTAGGTTCAGTTACTGCATTAAAGTTAGCTTTAGAGCAGATGGGTAAAAAAGCAGTAATGATAATAGATGATACTCTGCCAAGCTCTTTCTCTTTTCTACCTGATATTGATAAAATTATTTCTTATGAAAGTGATATGGAGGTAGATTTTGATCTATGCTTCATATTGGATTGTAGTGATTTTAAACGGATTGCTAGAGTTGAAGAGCTCCTTGCTGATAAAACAATTATTAACATTGACCATCATGGTGATAACCCTTCTTTTGGTGATTATAACTTATTGGGTGATGTTGCAGCTACAACAGAGTTAGTCTATCAATTAATATCGGAAATTGAAGAGATAAAGATGGACAAAGAAATTGCTACTGCTATAGCTACAGGATTGATTACTGATACAGGATCTTTTCGTTATTCTAATACAACAGCTCAGACCCATCAGATTATGGCAGACTTGTTGACCTATAATGTCAACACAGCTAAGATCTGCAAAGAGGTTTTTGATACATACTCTTATGCAAGCTTAAAGTTAAAAGGTAAGGTATTAGAAAATCTTAAAGTTGATGATTCTGGAAAAGTAGCTTGGATAAAGGTCAGTCAAGATTTATTAAAAGCCACTGGCTCTACTTTAGAGGATGCTGATGGATTGGTAGATTATCCAAGAAGCTTAGCTGGTGTAGAGGTAGGGGTTTTATTTAAAGAGGTTGAAGATAGTACTGTTAAAGTCAGCTTAAGATCTAATTACTATTTCTCTGTTGATAAGATAGCCCATCAATTTGGTGGTGGAGGTCATTCAAAAGCTGCAGGATGTACTATTAATGATACTTTAATTAAAGCAGAAGATGCTGTAATTTCTACAATCAAAAAAGAACTAAGTCAGGTGAACTAGTATGAAAGGAATTATCAACATTTTAAAACCTCCAGGAATGACATCTTTTGATGTTATCTTCTCTTGTAGAAAGCTTTTTGGTATAAAGAAGATTGGCCATGCTGGGACTTTAGACCCTGGAGCAGCAGGAGTTTTAACTATTTGTATAGGACGAGCTACTAAAGTCGTCCCTTTTTTAACAGAAACTCGTAAAGTTTATAGGGCAGAGATGGAATTTGGTACTGAAACTACTACCCTTGATGCTTTTGGAGAGGTCACAAATCAAGTTGAAGATTTTATGCTAAATGAAGAAGAGATTAGAAAGGTTTTAGATGAATTTAAAGGAGAGATTGAACAGGTTCCTCCAATGTATTCAGCTATTAGGCATAAAGGGAAGAGACTTTATGAATTAGCACGACAGGGTAAGAAGGTTGAGCGAAAGCCTAGAAAAATTACTATCTATGATTTAAAGTTGATAGATTTTGATGGTCAGAAGTTAATCATAGATGTTGAGTGTTCTAAAGGAACTTATATTAGAACATTATGTGCTGATATTGGTAAAAGATTAGAGATAGGTGCTTATATGTCCTTTTTAGTTAGAACTAAGGTAGGAGAATTTTCTTTAGATAAAGCAATAACTCTAGAAGAACTTGAATTTTTGGTAGCCAAGGATAGAATTGAAGAAGTCCTTGAACCATTAGATAAAGCTCTGGAACATTTGAAGGCGATTAAGGTTAAGTCAGAATTTGATGAACCCATCAGTAATGGAGTATCTATAGAATGGGACAACTTAGCAACTAAATTAAATGATGAAGTGGAAGTTGGAGAGAAGTTTAGAGTCTATAATTCTGCGGGGGATTTTATAGGTGTTTATACCTATCATAATAAGGATATCTTTAAACCTGAAAGAATATTTGTTTAGATATCTAGATTGACTTTGAGTAGAATTTGAACCTTACTTTATTCTCAAATTTAATCTTAATTACCTCTTGAAAGGAGAGGTGTACTAAATGGAGATATACTACAATCAAACTAGAAATCGACCTACAGTAATGACCTTAGGAACCTTTGATGGAGTACATTTAGGTCACCAACATATAATTAATTTAGCAGTAAAAAGAGCTAAAGAGTTAGATTATGATAGTTCATTATTTACCTTCTTTCCCCATCCTTTACAAACTATATCTCCTGATAAGGCTCCTAAGGCTTTAACAAGTTGGAGCCAAAAAAGAAATATTATTCAAAATCTAGGAATAAATCAATTGATTGTACAGAAGTTTGATGAAGACTTTTCTCAAATGCCTTATCAGATATTTATAGAAGACTATTTAGTGAAGCGTTTTAAAGTAAAGGAGATTATTGTAGGGGAAGATTTTAGATGTGGATATCGTGCTCAGGGTACTCCAGCCAAGCTAAAAGAGTTGGGGAAAGAATTAGGGTTTGAAGTACAATCTGTTCCAAGCATAAAAATCAATAATCAAGATATAGGTAGTACTTATATTAGAAATTTGATTTTAGATGGTAAGGTTTCAAAGGTCAAAGAACAATTAGGTAGGAACTTTTCCTTGGATTGTAAGGTGGTCAAAGGTGATCAACGGGGAAGAAAACTTGGTTTTCCTACAGCCAATTTAGAACCCCTAGCTGATTATGTTCTACCACCTCTAGGGGTCTATGCTTGTCGTGTAAAGCTAGCAGACAAGATCTATGGTGGAGCTGTTCATTTAGGTGTTTTACCTACCTTTGATAAGAATAAGTTCAGTATTGAAGTTTATATTCTAGACTTTAATCAAAATATATATGGACAGCGTTTAGAATTGGAGTTTGTAGAAAGGATTAGACCTGAAGAAAGATTCCCTACTGTAGAAGGGTTAATAGATAGAATGAAAGAAGATGTTAGAGTTACTAGAGAAATTTTGAGTAATACAGATCAACAATTGGAAAATTTTAATAAATATTATGGTTAAGATTACTATAAAGATGAATATTATTAGTAAAATTTATAGAATTTATTAATCTAAAAAAATATTTAATATAGTTTACATTTAAGTATTATTATGCTACAATATTATATGGAATTAACCATTAACTAGGTTAGTCGTTTCCCAGCGATTGACTTGGTAATTGGGGATTTGGAAAAATAGGGGGGTGAAAGTTAATGTTATCTGAAGCAAGAAAACAAGAAATCATTGAGAAATATGCTATTAACGAAGGTGATACTGGTTCAGCTCCAGTTCAAATTGCTGTTTTAACAGCAAGAATTAATGAACTTACTGAGCATTTAAAAGTACACAAAAAAGATCATAGTTCAAGACGTGGTCTATTAAAGATGGTTGGAAAGAGAAGAAGATTACTTAAATACCTAAGAAATAAAGATATCGAGCAATTCCGTAATTTAGTTGCTGATTTAGGTATTAGAGCAAAATAGTAGATTATTAAGAGCGGGAATACCCGCTCTTAACTTTTAATAATTGAACAAAATTTGTCAATAAATCCATTTTCATAATTAAAATAGTTATTACATAATATAAAGATCTAATATGATTAAAATACTTAATATTATCTAAGAAATATGGATAAACTATAGATTACTATAATGGTTTATTATCTACATTACCTTAGTAAATATAGTGGTTAAAACAAATAATGAGATATTTTAGTGGTATTATTATTTTTTATAATTATATTATTAAATACATAAGATAAGGATAGCTTAATATAGAAGGGAGTTAAGAATTTATGTCACATAAGTGGTCAATGGAATTTGGAGGTCGAGATTTAACGATTGAGACTGGCAAATTGGCTGAAATGGCTAATGGTTCAGTTTTAGTAAGATATGGAGAGACTGTAGTTTTAGTAACTGCAACTATGTCTGATCCTCGTCCTGGTATGGACTTTTTTCCTTTAATGATTAATTATGAGGAAAGATTATATGCTGTTGGAAAGATACCAGGAGGGTTTATTAAGCGTGAAGGCAGACCAAGTGATGCAGCTACTTTAGCAGCACGCTTAATTGATAGACCTTTACGTCCTTTATTCCCAAAAGGATTTAGAAATGATGTACAGATTGTGGCTACTGTATTATCTTTAGATTTAGATAATCCTGCTGATATTGCTGCAATGATAGGAGCTTCTGCTGCTTTATCTATTTCAGATATTCCCTTTGAAGGACCAATTGCTGGTGTAAAAGTAGGTTTAGTTGATGGAGAATTTGTTATCAATCCAACTATTGAACAGTATGAATCTAGTGCCTTAGATTTAACAGTAGCAGGTACTGGTGATGCAGTAATGATGGTAGAAGCTGGAGCTAATGAAGTTTCAGAAGAAGATATGATTGAAGCAATAGGTTTTGGACATCAAGAGATTCAAAAATTGGTTGAATTTCAAGAGAAGATTGTTGCAGAGATAGGTAAAGAGAAGGTAGAGGTAGAATTACACGTTGTAGATGATGAAGAATTGGAAGCTGAGATTAGAGATTATATAGGTGATAGGCTAATCAAAGCCTTACAGAATCAAGATAAGAAGACACGTGGAACTGAAAAAGATGCGGTCTATAGTGAAGTAACAGAATACTTTAGAGATAAATATCAGGAAGCTGAAGATTTAGATGAGATTATAAGTAAGACAAAGTATTATTTAGATAAAATTTCCAAAGAGTCGATCAGAAGCTTGGTATTAAATGAGAGAATTAGAGTTGATGGTCGTAAGCTAGATGAAGTAAGACCTATCTGGTGTGAAGTAGGAATATTACCTAGAGTCCATGGTTCTGGGGTATTTACTCGTGGACAGACTCAAGCTCTTACAGTAGCAACTTTGGGTGCTGTAGGTGATGAGCAGGTATTAGACGGATTAGAAGATCAAGAATCGAAGAGATATATGCACCATTATAACTTCCCACCATATAGTGTTGGAGAGACAAGTCCATTGAGATCTCCTGGACGAAGAGAGATTGGACATGGTGCTTTAGGTGAGAGGGCACTTAGACCGATGATTCCTTCTGCTGAAGAGTTCCCTTATACTATTAGAATGGTTTCTGAGGTACTATCTTCTAATGGTTCTACTTCTCAAGCAAGTATCTGTGGTTGTACTTTAGCTTTAATGGATGCAGGAGTACCTATTAAGGCACCAGTTGCAGGAATTGCTATGGGATTAATGAAGGAAGGTGATAATGTAGCTGTTTTAACTGATATTCAAGGTTTAGAAGACTTTAATGGGGATATGGACTTTAAGGTAGCAGGAACTGAAGATGGAATCACTGCTTTACAGATGGATATGAAGATTAAAGGTGTTTCTAAGGAGATTTTAAAGGAAGCCTTAGAGCAAGCTAGGATAGGAAGGCTTCATATCTTAGGTGAGATGATGAAGGCTATTTCTAAGCCTCGTGCTGAATTATCACCATATGCTCCAAGTATTCTTACTATGAGTATTGATCCTGAAAAGATTAAGGATGTTATCGGTAAAGGTGGAAAAACAATCAAAAGCATCGTTGATGAAACAGGAGTTAAAATTGATATTGAAGATGATGGAACTATCTTTATTGCTGCTGAAAATCAAGAAGCTGGT includes these proteins:
- the infB gene encoding translation initiation factor IF-2 produces the protein MGIRIYKLAEQLELSNKELIKMLQDLGVDVTSHMSTINEETAELIMDMVLGEGEGAEEVDDSKVIKVEGAMTVKELSEEIDVDPSTLMAKLIGLGIMATINQELTSDQLEVVAAEYGYAIEEEEEEEEEDIFGLVNDIEDKKEDLKLRPPVITVMGHVDHGKTTLLDAIRETEVTASEAGGITQHIGAYQVKVNGQKITFLDTPGHEAFTSMRARGAQATDIAILVVAADDGIMPQTIEAINHAKSAGVPIIVAINKMDRPNAQPDRVKQELMNHGLIPEDWGGDTVCVPISALKKENLDELLEMILLTAEMEELKANPNRPANGIIVEAELDRGRGPVATILVRNGTLKVGDAIVAGLASGRVRAMINDQGERVEEAGPATPVEVLGLSDVPNAGDLLEVVEDDQSARDIAQKRQNKRREDELSRNTTVNLEDLFSQIQQGEVKELNIVVKADVQGSVEAVKQSLQKLSTDEVEVKMLHGGVGGITETDVMLAAASNAIIIGFNVRPGANARKVAEKEKVDIRTYRVIYKAIDDVKSAMEGLLDPDYKEVVLGQVEVRQTFKVPKIGTIAGAYVTNGTVNRNAKVRLLRDGTIIHEGEIGSLKRFQDDVKEVAEGYECGIGIEGYNDLKEGDIMEIYDFEEVKRTL
- a CDS encoding polyribonucleotide nucleotidyltransferase, producing the protein MSHKWSMEFGGRDLTIETGKLAEMANGSVLVRYGETVVLVTATMSDPRPGMDFFPLMINYEERLYAVGKIPGGFIKREGRPSDAATLAARLIDRPLRPLFPKGFRNDVQIVATVLSLDLDNPADIAAMIGASAALSISDIPFEGPIAGVKVGLVDGEFVINPTIEQYESSALDLTVAGTGDAVMMVEAGANEVSEEDMIEAIGFGHQEIQKLVEFQEKIVAEIGKEKVEVELHVVDDEELEAEIRDYIGDRLIKALQNQDKKTRGTEKDAVYSEVTEYFRDKYQEAEDLDEIISKTKYYLDKISKESIRSLVLNERIRVDGRKLDEVRPIWCEVGILPRVHGSGVFTRGQTQALTVATLGAVGDEQVLDGLEDQESKRYMHHYNFPPYSVGETSPLRSPGRREIGHGALGERALRPMIPSAEEFPYTIRMVSEVLSSNGSTSQASICGCTLALMDAGVPIKAPVAGIAMGLMKEGDNVAVLTDIQGLEDFNGDMDFKVAGTEDGITALQMDMKIKGVSKEILKEALEQARIGRLHILGEMMKAISKPRAELSPYAPSILTMSIDPEKIKDVIGKGGKTIKSIVDETGVKIDIEDDGTIFIAAENQEAGQNAINMIEQLTKEVEVGEMYLGEVKRTTGFGAFVEVLPGKEGLVHISKLADERVEKVEDILKTGDEVLVKVIGIDDLGRINLSRKDALKQENEGSK
- a CDS encoding bifunctional riboflavin kinase/FAD synthetase gives rise to the protein MEIYYNQTRNRPTVMTLGTFDGVHLGHQHIINLAVKRAKELDYDSSLFTFFPHPLQTISPDKAPKALTSWSQKRNIIQNLGINQLIVQKFDEDFSQMPYQIFIEDYLVKRFKVKEIIVGEDFRCGYRAQGTPAKLKELGKELGFEVQSVPSIKINNQDIGSTYIRNLILDGKVSKVKEQLGRNFSLDCKVVKGDQRGRKLGFPTANLEPLADYVLPPLGVYACRVKLADKIYGGAVHLGVLPTFDKNKFSIEVYILDFNQNIYGQRLELEFVERIRPEERFPTVEGLIDRMKEDVRVTREILSNTDQQLENFNKYYG
- the rpsO gene encoding 30S ribosomal protein S15; this translates as MLSEARKQEIIEKYAINEGDTGSAPVQIAVLTARINELTEHLKVHKKDHSSRRGLLKMVGKRRRLLKYLRNKDIEQFRNLVADLGIRAK
- a CDS encoding DHH family phosphoesterase, which encodes MSLKKINEIINLIRKNNKFLITSHVSPDGDNLGSVTALKLALEQMGKKAVMIIDDTLPSSFSFLPDIDKIISYESDMEVDFDLCFILDCSDFKRIARVEELLADKTIINIDHHGDNPSFGDYNLLGDVAATTELVYQLISEIEEIKMDKEIATAIATGLITDTGSFRYSNTTAQTHQIMADLLTYNVNTAKICKEVFDTYSYASLKLKGKVLENLKVDDSGKVAWIKVSQDLLKATGSTLEDADGLVDYPRSLAGVEVGVLFKEVEDSTVKVSLRSNYYFSVDKIAHQFGGGGHSKAAGCTINDTLIKAEDAVISTIKKELSQVN
- the truB gene encoding tRNA pseudouridine(55) synthase TruB gives rise to the protein MKGIINILKPPGMTSFDVIFSCRKLFGIKKIGHAGTLDPGAAGVLTICIGRATKVVPFLTETRKVYRAEMEFGTETTTLDAFGEVTNQVEDFMLNEEEIRKVLDEFKGEIEQVPPMYSAIRHKGKRLYELARQGKKVERKPRKITIYDLKLIDFDGQKLIIDVECSKGTYIRTLCADIGKRLEIGAYMSFLVRTKVGEFSLDKAITLEELEFLVAKDRIEEVLEPLDKALEHLKAIKVKSEFDEPISNGVSIEWDNLATKLNDEVEVGEKFRVYNSAGDFIGVYTYHNKDIFKPERIFV
- the rbfA gene encoding 30S ribosome-binding factor RbfA, which codes for MSGHRPERLAELIKKEVSDLLQKDIKDPRIGFVTVTDVEVSGDLRHAKIFVSILNGDKEETMAGLEATTGFVRKELGKRIRLRHVPEVIFRYDNAIETGTRVFKILEEINQDKKDGIDELEED